A section of the Piliocolobus tephrosceles isolate RC106 chromosome 14, ASM277652v3, whole genome shotgun sequence genome encodes:
- the IFNW1 gene encoding interferon omega-1, with product MALLFPLLAALVMTSYSPVGSLGCDLPQNHGLLSRNTLVLLHQMRRISPFLCLKDRRDFRFPQEMVEGSQLQKAQVMSVLHEMLQQIFSLFHTERSSAAWNTTLLDHLHTGLHRQLEHLETCLVQIMREGESAGAIRSPALTLRRYFQGIRVYLKEKKYSDCAWEVVRMEIMKSLFLSTNMQERLRSKDGDLESS from the coding sequence ATGGCCCTCCTGTTCCCTCTACTGGCAGCCCTAGTGATGACCAGCTATAGTCCTGTTGGATCTCTGGGCTGTGATCTGCCTCAGAACCATGGCCTACTTAGCAGGAACACCTTGGTGCTTCTGCACCAAATGAGGAGAATCTCCCCTTTCTTGTGTCTCAAGGACAGAAGAGACTTCAGGTTCCCCCAGGAGATGGTAGAAGGGAGCCAGTTGCAGAAGGCCCAGGTCATGTCTGTCCTCCATGAGATGCTACAGCAGATCTTCAGCCTCTTCCACACAGAGCGCTCCTCTGCTGCCTGGAATACGACCCTCCTAGACCATCTCCACACTGGACTTCATCGGCAATTAGAACACCTGGAGACCTGCTTGGTGCAGATAATGCGAGAAGGAGAATCTGCTGGGGCAATTAGGAGCCCTGCACTGACCTTGAGGAGGTACTTCCAGGGAATCCGTGTCTacctgaaagagaagaaatacagcGACTGTGCCTGGGAAGTTGTCAGAATGGAAATCATGAAATCCTTGTTCTTATCAACAAACATGCAAGAAAGACTGAGAAGTAAAGATGGAGACCTGGAGTCATCTTGA